One Spinacia oleracea cultivar Varoflay chromosome 4, BTI_SOV_V1, whole genome shotgun sequence DNA segment encodes these proteins:
- the LOC110790830 gene encoding scopoletin glucosyltransferase encodes MADDEPQQVHVVFFPFMAYGHMNPTLDIAKLLADRGVKATIITTPHSLPIITKAVEENKVGSPTGTVYFELFKFPSTQCGLPEGCEIVNQAITIGMVPNFIKAVGMLKEQLEQYLEKTRPSCLVADMFLTWTTECAAKFNVPRVVFHGTCYFALCAQEIVRLSTPYKNATSDVEPFIIPSLPHEIKMTRLQISEDLRKEELTDAKKELDLIKESELNSYGVIVNSFYELEPDYADFFSKELGRRAWHIGPVSLCNRTSIKDKAQRGNSNDQDSSLKWLNSKQQDSVIYICFGSMTQFTVSQLHEIAVALEASKQDFIWFVKNDEDEKSQEWLPTGFKQRMEGKGLILRGWAPQLLILEHEAVGAFVTHCGWNSILEGITAGVPMVTWPGFAEQFYNEKLVTQVTKTGVSVGARICSMVPFIDDLVKRDAIEKALRDVMEGDEAREMRNRANKLKEMSHKAVEEGGSSYSSLGAFINELKASPCLTSLLL; translated from the coding sequence ATGGCTGATGACGAACCACAACAAGTCCATGTCGTTTTCTTCCCATTCATGGCATACGGCCACATGAACCCGACCCTAGATATCGCAAAACTCTTAGCAGATCGAGGTGTCAAGGCAACCATCATCACCACACCACATAGCCTACCAATCATCACAAAAGCCGTCGAAGAGAACAAAGTCGGATCCCCAACCGGAACCGTTTATTTTGAGCTCTTCAAATTCCCATCAACACAGTGTGGCCTGCCTGAAGGATGTGAGATTGTAAACCAAGCCATAACGATTGGCATGGTACCAAATTTCATCAAGGCAGTCGGGATGCTGAAGGAGCAACTCGAACAGTACTTGGAGAAGACACGGCCTAGCTGTCTGGTGGCTGATATGTTCTTAACATGGACGACTGAATGTGCAGCAAAGTTTAACGTCCCTAGAGTGGTGTTCCATGGTACTTGCTACTTTGCTCTTTGTGCTCAGGAAATTGTTAGGTTATCTACGCCTTATAAGAATGCCACGTCTGATGTAGAACCCTTCATCATTCCTTCTCTACCACATGAGATTAAGATGACAAGACTGCAAATTTCAGAGGATTTGAGGAAAGAAGAGCTAACTGATGCCAAAAAGGAATTGGATTTGATCAAAGAGTCAGAACTCAACAGTTATGGGGTGATTGTTAACAGCTTCTATGAGTTGGAACCTGATTATGCAGACTTTTTCAGTAAAGAATTAGGAAGGAGGGCTTGGCATATTGGACCAGTTTCTCTCTGTAATAGGACTAGCATTAAAGACAAAGCACAAAGAGGGAACTCAAATGATCAAGACTCAAGCTTAAAATGGCTCAACTCAAAGCAACAGGATTCTGTCATTTATATCTGTTTTGGAAGCATGACTCAATTCACAGTGTCGCAGCTGCATGAGATCGCAGTAGCATTAGAAGCTTCCAAGCAAGATTTCATTTGGTTTGTAAAGAATGATGAAGACGAAAAGAGTCAAGAGTGGTTGCCGACAGGATTCAAACAAAGGATGGAAGGTAAAGGCTTGATACTAAGAGGTTGGGCTCCGCAGTTGCTAATCTTGGAGCATGAAGCCGTAGGAGCATTCGTGACTCACTGTGGGTGGAACTCAATACTAGAAGGCATCACTGCTGGTGTGCCGATGGTTACATGGCCTGGTTTTGCAGAGCAATTCTACAATGAAAAACTGGTAACCCAGGTAACAAAGACAGGGGTCTCAGTGGGAGCTAGGATATGTAGTATGGTTCCCTTTATTGATGATTTGGTGAAAAGGGACGCAATAGAGAAAGCTTTGAGAGATGTTATGGAGGGAGATGAGGCACGGGAGATGAGAAACAGAGCAAACAAGTTGAAGGAAATGTCACACAAGGCTGTTGAAGAAGGTGGTTCATCATATTCGAGTTTAGGTGCATTCATAAATGAGTTAAAAGCATCACCATGCTTGACTTCATTATTACTGTAG